The genomic window CCAGAATTCGCGGAACACTCCGGCCTGGGCCCACTCCCGGAAGCGTCGGTAGGCTGAGGACGGGTGGCAGATTCCGGTGGCCTTGAGCGCCTGCCACTGCATCCCCGTGCGCAGCACCAAGAGGATGGCCTCCATGGCCTTCCTGTCAGGCACTCGCGGATTGTGACACCCCAGCGGATGCTCGGGACGAGGAGGCAATAGGGGCTCCAGCTTGGCCCACACTTCCTCCGGTATCCTTCAACCATCGTCGTACTTGGCGACTCCCATTCTACTTTCCCTCCTACCTGGATAACCTCACAGGCAGGAGCTTTTCTTCCCTACTGAGATAGTCTCTTAGCGCTGTTCGAATACATGGCGGTGTTCTACACCCGGAGGCGCCGTCACTCCTCGTTGGGCTATGTCAGTCCCACCGAGTACGAGCGACCAGCTGAGGAGCCGTCTGGAAATAACCTTTCCAGTTGAGATTGGCTCCCCCTCTGCCGTCCAGAGATATCTTGGCTATGTAATTTCCAGACGGGCCCTGAGATGTAGAGGCAGGCAGCGTAGTGAACCTATCCACCGAAGCGGGGGACACGCAGGGCTCTACTCACTCTCTTTCTTAACATGAGAACCCTTCCGGACAACCACAACATGAGGCTTCCGCGCAATACCTCTTTTACGTCTTAACACTCTAACTCGACGCATGAGCTTATCACACTCAGAAACAAGCTCCTCACGCCGTTTTGTCTCAGAAGGAGCCTGCAACGCCTGCTCAAGCAATTGTTCAGCCTCCATCAAATAAGACTGGTTTTTCTTATCATTTTCCTCAACCGCAGCTTCAATCCGCGCCCGTGCATGCTGCACTAAACATAAGTGCTTAGACTTTCCTCGTTGCTCCGCCCGAGAGAGCAGACGATCCGCCTCTGCTACATCTCGTAGTCTCGCAGCAATCATTCCAGCTGTAAAATGTGCATCTGGATCCTCTGGGTCCAGTCTACAAGCCTCAGATGCACACTCACGAGCGCGAGACAAATCACGAGCTTTCATCATGAGATACCAAGCATATCTATCCCATAGAGCTGCATTTGCAGCATCCACACGCACAGCCTCCTCGTACCACAGAACTGCATCTTCAACACTCCCAGCGCTTGCAGCTAGCTTTGCAGCTTTAGCCGCCGAAGAGCGGAAAGCCTGCACAACCCTATCAGTCACACTAGCTTCACTCGCAGCCAGCAACTGGCGATATCTGCGCGAAACCGCTTGCGTAATTCTCTCAATGCGCTGCTGGTCCAAAGACGGAAGACTTTGGTATTTCCGCGCAAGAAACTCATTCATTCCAACTTCAAGCTGAACATCATACCTAGCACCATAATCAACCAAGGAACCAAAGCGCGTCTGCTCAAAAGCATCTTGCCAAATCGAGTGAGGGACTCCGATGTCACTACAAATCCAGCCCACGACTTGTCCATCCACAGTTCCACCCAAGCGTCCAAGCACCAAAAATACTTCGCGTTGTTCAGGCCCAATTCGCTGCCATGCATCCTGAAATAAGAATTCACCCAAGTCTTCGCGCGCGTCGCGCAATACTAGTTGAAGAGCATCATCGATGGATCTGCCAGCACGACTGGCATGGCGGACGAAAACGTCAAGAAGAATAGGACGACCCGAAAGTTGCCTACTCACCTTACGCAAGCGGGCATCACCAGCAGCAAGAAGTGGTTGAGCTCTATAGACATGCCCAAGTTCCCGCAGCAGCGAGTATCCAGTTTCTTCATCCATCGGAAGAACTTGGATTGGATAGGCTTCAACGCGTTCGCGACGCCTAGACGTCATTAACAGGCGGCACAATCTACCTGCAATCCTTGAAAAGACACGCGTCAACTCCTCCTCTTCACCTGGGCTTCGAGCCAGAGTCTCTGTATTATCAATCACCAACAAAATATCATCACGCTTAACACCTGCCTCACTAAAAAGCGTAGCCGCCCTATCAACTAGCGCCAGCAATTCTGCATCATACCACTTTTTATCGAGCCTATCCTCCAGAGCCAACACGAGCTGGCGGACCGCATCTCCAACAGCTGGAGAAATTCCTTTAATAAACTCTAGCCCACTAGGCCCCCACCGTGTTTGCTTTGCCGAATAGAAGGCAATAACAGAAGGCTTCCATTTAGTATTCCAAGGAGGGCTTTCCAGAATCTCATTCAAAAACTCCAAAACAAGAGTTGTCTTACCAATCCCCCCCCTCTCCATAAACCAGACACGCCCTAGAGTCAGCATTACTATACCACTCAGACAACTCTTTTAGTTGCTCTCTACGGCCAGCAAAGGTCACCGTCTGCCGCTGAGGAAGCAGTATAGTTGGCCTCCACTCCGAGTCCCCAATTCGACAATGGACAGACTGATAGACACGAGGTCGATTCCCCAATTGCGCCACAATTGGACTTGACTCCCCAATTTCATACGTATCTTCTTTCGATTTATACGCATGAAGCGTCTGATACTTAACGCGCCATACGCTTCCCCTTCGAGTAATTCCTCTAATTACTACTGCATCATCATCAATCAAGCGAAGGGTCTTAATTGGGAGTCGACGCTCTGGAGCCTCAAGCTCAAGCTCGCTCTTGCCTGACGTGCGAATGGGCAGAATCTCTGCCAATCCCTCTATCAGACATTCCGCAAAACCAGGCATCCACACCAAGGCATCTCGCATCGTTGCTTCGTCAACTACGCCATGTCCAGGCCGATCGTTGCGAAACTTCACCCACCTCTCAACTTGCCGAGACAACGGAAGATTTTCACCCTTGCCTTTACGCGTTGAGGAGGCCTCAAACCAAGCAACAGCACAATCTCCCCAACCAGAGCTTCTTATCAACGGAATGGTTCGGTCGAGGATCTCTAACGGAGTACCATCCGCAGGAGCTAGTAGTTGTCTAGCGCAAGAACTTAACTCAACATCATCTTCATCCAGTTCACTTGCGCAATACTCAACCGCACTAACGGCTGCATGCTGAAGAATACTCCGCGTGAGAGCAATCAGAAACTGAAACTGATTCCCTTCCGGGAGGGCAAGCGCAGTCTCCAACTGCCTGGCAAATAATTCTCTCACTAAACACTCCTTGGTGGTCGTTTCCTTGCCTACCCAGCTATGAACTCATTTACGCCTCAGGGGACACTTGGCGAAACTTGTTCGAGTGGCCAAAGAGATAGCCTCCTTGACGCAAGCACATCCTCTATTTTAGCACTGCATCCTCCAGAGACGCAATTCTACTTCTGCGAGAAGAAAAATAATCATCTACACTAGCCAAACAATCACCTAAATACATCAGCAAAGCGGAGGGGTTCCGCTGTGGCAGGGCTACGAAGCTTTCCTTGCTGTAGAGATAACCTCTCGACGTGCCGATTCTTACGAAAAGGCACCTATTTCCCAGCCAAATCTATTCTCGAAAATGGGACGTAACGCGCCATACATCTATCCTTCCGGGAGTGCGCCAGCTCACGCATCATACGTAAAACTTATCTATCATTCAGCTCCCATGCTGAATTCATCCAATACACTACCCCTTGCTCCCCACTCGCTCTACGAGCACGGCCATCCCGTTGGCCAAGTTACGCAATCTGAGCAGCGCTCCCTCAGCGTCAG from Stigmatella erecta includes these protein-coding regions:
- a CDS encoding tetratricopeptide repeat protein, whose translation is MNEILESPPWNTKWKPSVIAFYSAKQTRWGPSGLEFIKGISPAVGDAVRQLVLALEDRLDKKWYDAELLALVDRAATLFSEAGVKRDDILLVIDNTETLARSPGEEEELTRVFSRIAGRLCRLLMTSRRRERVEAYPIQVLPMDEETGYSLLRELGHVYRAQPLLAAGDARLRKVSRQLSGRPILLDVFVRHASRAGRSIDDALQLVLRDAREDLGEFLFQDAWQRIGPEQREVFLVLGRLGGTVDGQVVGWICSDIGVPHSIWQDAFEQTRFGSLVDYGARYDVQLEVGMNEFLARKYQSLPSLDQQRIERITQAVSRRYRQLLAASEASVTDRVVQAFRSSAAKAAKLAASAGSVEDAVLWYEEAVRVDAANAALWDRYAWYLMMKARDLSRARECASEACRLDPEDPDAHFTAGMIAARLRDVAEADRLLSRAEQRGKSKHLCLVQHARARIEAAVEENDKKNQSYLMEAEQLLEQALQAPSETKRREELVSECDKLMRRVRVLRRKRGIARKPHVVVVRKGSHVKKESE